TTGTTCGGCCATTTGCAGGATCAGCTCGCAGATAGCGGTGGTTTTGCCGGAGCCCGGGGGGCCTTCCAACAACATGAAGTCCGTGGTGTGCAAGGCCTGCTCGACGAAGCGACGCTGTTCGTCGGTGCCGGGGCGCTCAAGGTCTAGCAACAGTTTCCAGGCGTCGACAGCCAGTGGTGGCGCGGCAAACGCTGGCCAGCATGCATGGTCGTTGGCCTCCAGCAAGCGCAGCAAGGGCCGGTGCTCAGCTGAGGGGGTGTCTTGCAGGCAGGCGATGGCTTCCAACTGCCGTTTGAGCATGTTGGTGTTGGGGCGCAGCAACAACTGACTCTCGGTGGGTTGCCGTTCCAGCAGCAGGCGCTGGCCGGCGGGATCCCGATCAAGGATGCGGATTGAATGCTGGCGACCAAACCTGAATTCCACGCGGCGGCCTTCTGGTGCGCCTTGCTCGTATACCTCACGAGCGTCTTCGTCTAGAAATGCACGGAAGGTCGCTTCCGGCTCGCCTGGCCGATCTTCGGGAGCCTCCAGACTGATCCAAGCGCCCAGTGCGTTGTCTTCATCGCCCTCAGGTCGAGAAGCGGCTGTCCAGGCCAGCCGCTTAACGGCGTGGTCGCTGTTGAGGTGCTTTTCGGTTTGCTGAAGAAAGTCGCTGAAGTCCTTGAGGCCATAAAAAGCCCGACTCATGAGAATGTCGGGACGGTGGCGCTCAAGGTTTTGATAGTAAAGCAATGCCATCGGTCAATTCCTGTGGGTGAATGTCAGCAAACTCCATTGCAAGCGATGTGCCTAAGCGTGATATCTATCTAATATGATGATTTATAAAGATATTAATATTTTTTTGGGTTGATTAACTGGTCATATTTGACTTTATGAGACATATTTGTCTATGCGTTTCTTTATTTCTTTGTAGCCTGCTGTCCCGTTTGGAGAGTGAGAGCAATGGCGCCGATGCGGATTTGGTTGCCCATCAAAATGCCTTCTGAGGTCCCAGGCTTCAGTGGGGTTCTTGAGCCTCTGAGCACCAGCGCTCTCCCTTCGCCCGATCAGTTGATTGAATCGCCCCGGATTCTCTAGACACCTTGCAAGCTCATTGCGTAACGCTTTTCAAACTCTACCGGCGACAGCTGATTGTTGAAGCCATGACGACGTTTCGCGTTGTAGAACATCTCGATGTAATCGAACACATCACTCCGAGCATCTTCCCGCGTGGTGTAGATTTTTCGCTTGATCCGTTCCCGTTTCAGAAGCTGGGAAAAGCTCTCGGCCACGGCATTGTCATGACAGTTGCCTCAGCGACTCATGCTGGCAACCGAATTGTTTGCCTTCAAAAAGCTGCGCCAATCGGAGCTGCTGTACTGGCTGCCTTGGTCGGAATGAACCATCACCTCTTGCTTCGGTTTACGCCTCCAAACCGCCATCAACAACGCATCAATAGCCAGATCACTGGTCATCTGCGACTTCATTGACCAGCCAACGACCTGACGAGAAAACAGATCCAGCACCACCGCCAAATACAACCAGCCTTCATACGTACGGATGTAGGTGATGTCGGTGACCCAAACCTTGTTGAGTTCCACGACATCGAACTGGCGCTTCAGCAAATTGGGTGAGGCGACCGCTGGCTTACCGCCATACTTTCCTGGGCGACGTCGATAACCTGTCTGAGAGCGCAGTCCCTCAAGACGCATTAGCCTCGCCACACGGTGCCGACCACAGTCTTCACCGACCTCGCGCAGATCATCATGAATTTTGCGATAGCCATAAACTCCGCCGCTCTCTAGCCATGAATGCTTGATCAAACCCACCAGTCGCTGGTCGTCTTTGGCGCGTATAGATTGTGGCTCAGACAACCACGCGTAATAACCACTGGGGTGGACTTTCAGCGTCAGGCACAGCCGTCGAATCGAATAGTCCCCCGCGCGCAGCTTGATAAAGGCGTACTTCAGCCGCACTCCTTGGCAAAGTACGCGGCGGCCTTTTTTAAGATGTCCCGCTCTTCAGTGACCCGCTTGAGTTCAGCTCGCAGACGACGCAGTTCAGCGTGCTGATCATCGTCCTGCTGTCGCTCTTCTAGAGGTTTGCTGTAGCGCTTTATCCAGGCATAGAGGCTATGCGTCGACACGCCGAGACGGGCCGCTACCTCAGCAACGGGTAGCTTCTTTTCGGTCACGTGATTGACTGCTTGGATTTTGAATTCTTCGGGATAACGTGGGTTGCTCATGGCACCTCCTGATTGGCCTCAGTTTAAGGCATGGAGGTGTCTACAAAATCCGGGGCGATTCAATCATTCTTTCTGATGAGCGAGTCATCGCTGTGATGGAGAATACTACGGCAACCTCACCGTACTGGGTCGAAATTGATAATCGATGGTCAGTCAGCGGGTCGGTATGGAGTTCGGTAGACGGGGGGAAGTTTGAGGTTTTCGGCACGATGGATGGCCGGCATCTGGGGACGTTTCCAGATGCTGAGGATGCTGACCAATTCGAAGATACGGGCGAAATTCACTGTGACGGCTGGCTCGACTTCTTTAAAGCTGGTCGTGCTGGGCTGAGGCTTCGGAGCAGCGGGGGCAAGGCTGAGTGAGTTAGTCAAACTGGCATGGATGTCTGTATGTCTCGTCCATGCCAAATCATTATGAGCTAAGCGTTAGTGGTGGGCTATGGGGCTTGCGATGGCAGCCGATATCTTTTCAGCGACGGCACCATCATCAGGTGACAAGCCGCCTACGTCGGTTAACCAGAAATGGCTGCGATACCTAGTTGGCGAGTAAACCAGATATCTTGCTCGATATGGATTGGTGAGGAGCAGGGCATGACATTAATTGTTGCGGGTTACACAGGCGTCACCTTCTGGAAGAAAAAAAATTATGACCGTATTTTTTTCGTGGGCGACACGCTTTTGTCTGCTGAGGGTCGAACCGATGCACGTGAGCGCCTCATCGAAATTTTCAAGAAGGTTCGACGCATTCCGGTAAAAATTTGGACTCCTCATTTCGATACTGATGGGCATTTCAATCGGTATATCGAGTCCTTTTCCAGCTCGTGCGTCATTGCTTACGCAGGCAGTACACTGACCTTTAGTCATATGTTGAATGGTATTCAAGAGCACCTCGGACAGCTCCGCTACACCTTCATTGACGGTCAATACAAGATCGTCAAACACTGCTCCAGTGAGGCCATTCAAAAAAATTATGCTGTAACGTGGGCCGATGACATCGTGTTCGAATCCCGGAACCTGCCTTCCTTAGCGGCAGATTTCCAAATGGAGGTAATCTCGCATGTCATACGGCGTGCCTTGAAGGACGTTTCTGCACACCGGTTGCTGGATCAAAACTCTTTCAGATCTATTAGCTGTCAGCTGGCTGTGGCGCTCTATTGCTGGGATGCAAGAACGCCAGTTCTCTACCATGTGGAGGTCGTATTAACAGATGAATTTCCGAAGTACGCGACGCTCAAGTATCGGCGGCTTGGTGAGCAGGAGACAGTCGTCCTAGGAGCGCCGCTACAGCGAGAAGTAGAAGAGTTGATGCAGGCGGTTCGTAAGGCTCCGGAGTCACCAGCAGAAAAGACTAAAATTGGAGCCCAGCTGGATCGAGGAACTGATGAGCTGAAGGCTGCGAAAGCACTGGTACGAAAAGAGATTTTGGCAGACCAGGAGGGGGATTGTAGTGGTCAACTAATCCCGGACACGACGTTAAGTTTTTCCTCGGACCGCGCTGGGGCCAACCCATCGTTGAATTGATGAGGCCTAATCCAGTTATAGCGATGCATCAAAAAATGGCTGATATCGCGCTGTGCTTCCTGCGCAGTTCGATAGCCCACGGTCGGTATCCATTCTGTTTTCAAGCTGCGAAATACGCGCTCCATCGGTGCGTTATCCCAGCAGTTTCCTCGTCGGCTCATGCTCTGGCGCATGCGGTATCGCCACAACCGCTGGCGAAAGAGTCGGCTTGCATATTGCGATCCCTGGTCCGAGTGGAATAGCAGATCCGAAGGCCTGCCACGCTGCTCGTAAGCCATATCCAGCGCTTTGATCACCAGCTCAGCGTCTGGCTTTTCCGACAGCGCCCAGCCCACGATCCGACGCGTACAAAGATCCAGGACGACAGCCAGGTAATGCCACTTTCCTTGCGCCCAAATGTAGGTGATATCGCCGCACCAGACTTGATTGGGCGCTGGCACGTCGAACTCGCGGTTCAATGTGTTCGGGATATCCAGTCTTTCTACTGTTGCTCGTTTGTAGGCATGGGAGCCAGGTTGTTTGCTGACTAAATCAAGCTCGCGCATCAAGCTACGCACTTTGAATCGACCGAGTTGCTCACCGTCTTCACGCATCAGCGACAAGATGCTGCGACTGCCCGCAGAGCTGCGACTTTGCGAGAACAGCTCACTGACGCGACTTCGCAATCGAAGCCGTTCAACATCGGGCGTGCGGCGCCGCAGGCGCTGGGCGTAGTAACACGAGCGCGTGACGTCAAACACCTTGCACAGCCAATCAACCGGCTCATGTGCACTCAACTGGTCAATCAGCGCGAACGCTCGTGATCTTCCGACATCAAGAGCGCGGTAGCCTTTTTTAGTATTGATTTCTCTCGCTCAAGCCGAGCAATCCGGGCTTCCAGCTCCTGAATTTTTTGCTGTTCCGGAGTCAGAGCCTTGCTCTGCGGGGTGATGCCTTTATGTTCTTTCTGAATCTGGTCAACCCAGCGGCGCAATGCCGACTCACCAATGCCGAGTGAACGGCTGGCTTCGATGTAGCTGTAGTTTTGTTTGAGCACGAGGTCGGCAGCCTCGCGTTTGAATTCAGGAGTAAAGGAGCGGCGTTGTTTGGTCATCTGACACCTCGATCTGGCGAGCATTCTCGCCTAAATGGGTGTCCGGTTTCATTAGACCACTACAGTTCTTACTGTTGGGGGGAAGGGCGGAGTGGCAGATTCGTCGACTTCAGCATACGCAATATCACAGCCGAGCCTCATGGAGACAGGAACCTCGTTCATAGCGAAACGATCGCGACTTGACAATTATTGATGCCTAGATTCAAGATTGTTTCTCGTGGAGCGGCCACCTTCAGTCCTAGATCCTGTAGAGCAATAGCACCGTTTATTCATGCGTCATCCTCTTTTGCCATTCTTTTTGGTAGCAGGGACTAGGACACTGCCGCCCAAAAGGAATAGGCCATGAAACCTACCGTATCGCCTCTGCTCCAACATATCGCTTACCTTGCTAAACGCCGCCTGAGCGATCCAGAAGCACCTTTGACGCCTGAAGGTCGTGGGATGCTGCAGCATCTTGCTGGCCGCCCATTGAAGCACAGTCATTGGTTGCAGATCACCGCTCGCGAGTTGGGTCTGGAGTACAACCAAGTTTCTCGCGAAAGCAAGTTGTTCGAAGCTTATTGTGATTTCAACGTCCAAAGGCGCTTTTGGGATATACCTGTCCGGTTCGTTTATCAGCCTGATGTCTACTCGCGGCAGCTTCAAGCCTTAGAAGATGCCGCAGATCGTAATCGCTCCCTGGCTGAAACTGCGGCGCAGCATGATGTAACTTTTGATCAATTCGATTTCAGTAGTTCGCTGCTTGAGTATTTGATTGCTAAGGTAGGGGCGCTGACGCTCAACTTCTACGGTGTGAGCGCTAAAAATTCTGTTATTTGGGAAGAGTGGCTAAGCCAATGCACCACATTTGAACGAGCAGATCTTAGAAACTGCAAGTTCGTGCGCCTATACGAAGACCCAACAATCCGCCCTGGTACGAATATCTACGAAGGCAATTTTGCACACACCAATCTTGCGGGTGCAGACCTGCGTGGATCGTATCTGCGTGGGGCGGATTTCTTCGGGGCGAATTTAGAAGGAGCCGACCTTCGTAACGCAAATTTATACGAAAGCCGCCTGACTGGAGCCAAGGGGCCTTACAAGGCGGGCGAAGTGGAATCATCCGTATGGCATATGGATAAGATAGGGGCATAAACCTACTATTATTCACCGGCTACCATTGTTCAAAGTGCCAAATGGAAGCCGTTGAGTTTACTATCCAAATAAACAACGAACACTGAGGATAACACCATGTTGATGATCGGCGGTTTCAATCCTTCTTTGTCTTGGAGAGGGCAAGAGGTTGCCAAAAAATACATCGGAAATTTAGCCACAGCTGGAAACTGGCTTAGCATTGGAGGTGGTGCGCTGTTTTTCATCCCGATCACTCAGAAAATGGCGTTCACTATTGGTTGCGCCATGATGGCTATCGCTCTTTTTCTCGGTCGAGAGTACCGGAAGTACGTTGATGAGCTTCTCGCGCAGACGTCGTTAATTAAGCTCTTGTTACTGCTCGCTCCAAGCTGGCGGTTCCTCCTCATCACCACACTTCTACTTGGTGCAGGGATTGGTTTGAGTGAGTGGGAGGCCTTCGGTCAAATGAAGGCTGTCGTCATAGGTGTGGTTACGTCAAGCGCTGTCATTGATCTCAGCAGGTCGAAATCTGACATCCCTGGACGGTAATAATAAGCAATTGAAGCGCTGCGTAGGTGCGCACCCAATAGCCCCCGGAAACAGGATTTTTGACACATATGCCACCTGAAGATTTTGATGAGCTCACCTCTGATGCTGGCGAAGTCGCGTTAGTCCAGACGACGGAAGTGATTGCTGATCCACTAGGTCATCTCTCTGCCGAGCAAGTTGAAAGTATTTATCAGCGATATTTAGAAGGCGAAAAGGTCAGGGATTTATTTACTGAGTTCTCCATCAAGACTAATGTAAACTCACTCTTACCACTCCTGCCTCATTTGGAGCGTAAAGATCTTACGTGTCCTCATTGCGCTTCCCATGCAACTCAGAAGCGTGCTGCCAGGAGTAATACTGCGAATAAGCCAGTGTGCACTGGGTGTGATCACATTTTTCCGATTTGTCGGGATGATACTTGTGGTTGTAGCGCCTGTGTAAATGAATACCTGGGTCAGCTAAATGGTAACGGCATTCACTGCAGAGTTCCTTATGAGGGACTGACGCTTCGTGAAAAGATAATCTTGCTCGCTGCTCTTACGATGGCAGGCCCAACTGATGTGGCATGTTTATCGTTTGTGCAGCTTCAGCGATGGCATCGCCGGTTGGCACCTACGTCAGAGTATCAAAATAAGTGCATCAGCGAGTTATTCAGCAGGCATATCATTCTGGTATCGTCAGAAACATCAATTGATGCTCTAGATTTCTACCGTCAATATGAACGATATGATTTTTTGTAGTGGAATCCTAATGTCAGTGATGATTCTGGTGGCCTGGCACTAGATGTTCAGTCCCTTCAGATGCTAATCGCTTACGATCTACAAAAAAACAAGGCTGAACTTGAACCCGTTTTGAAGGCGCTAACCTATGAGGTTGCTGAAGAAGAGCTCATGGAGTATCTGAGCTACCGAGTGGAGAACGCATCAGTAGTATTCAAGGCCGAACGCGCAACACGCGAGGTTTTGAGGCCATTGCTTGCCTCTAGCTCTGTCAGCAACATATTTAGCATTATCTGGAAGGCTGTTAAACAAGCGGATAAATCGTTTGAGAAAGGAGTTTTTAAGGGGGCCACCCACGCCGGTAACTGGATTCCGTCTGCCATCGTGCGGATAGCTGAGGAGGAAAAGCAGTATGAATATGACCGATTGAAGGGATCTAAAATCTGCCAGATTTCTGAGGTCATTTACAGCCTAATCCTGGACGACCCCGATGGTAGCTTCAAGATACCTCTCCCGCGTTACACAGCCGAGGTGATGCGACCGGTGCTCGAAGGTATCAGTAGTGCAAAAGACGCGAAAATCGCGTGATTTTGTAGGACGTCAAAAATCAGCAGAGGGGTGTGCGCCCTCTGCTGAATTTGTTACACGTCACTTGCGGGGTTTGCCCGCATCACTCCGTTTATCTCGAATCTGTCCATCTTGATTGCGAGAACGCGGCTGCTCACCACCGCCTGGTTTAGGAACGTTGACGTCTTTGTTGATAGGGCGACGATCTGTCATACGAAATCTCCTTCATGCGTTAAGGATCTTACGAAAATACATCGGTAGACAGCGGGCGCATCAAGCGATAACCACAGTATGTAGTGTTTTTTGATTTGCCTGAACACAACATAGTGCGTTCTGGCCGGTTTCGCAATTGTTTTGGATCACATCTTGGTGGCACTTGAACGTGGAATGCTGCGGATATCGAAACTATTGGCTCAGCCATACGAGCTGGGCTTGCCCGCGAGCTCAGAAATCAAGCTATCATCTGGCCATTATTGTTACCTACCAAGGATGGGCGGGTAGGCACCCTAAATGGGCGCTCACTCCATCTGATGATCCGATGGCAAGCAAGGAGAATCGCAGTGAGATCCCAGGTCAGAATCATCGACTCGACGCAGTTACAAAACGCGAACCCGAATCTTGTAGATCCAGTCGGGTACCGCAAAAGCGGGCTCAGTTTGAATCACATCATTGGCTGTCCACTCGATTGCAGCTACTGCGTTCGTCACCTTTATGGAAATTTCGATCAGCGCATGCCGCAGGCGCTGATGAGCGATGAAGAAGCCTTCCAGCGATTTATCAATCACAGGTATTTCCAGCCTCATATCACACCTATTCAGTTGTTCAACCGGGCCACCGACCCGATGCTCCCCGAGGTCAAGAGTCATACCCACAATCTGCTGCGTATGCTTGATGAGGCTGGGCTAACCAACAATGTGCTTGTGATCACTCGATGGCGTGTATCTCAGGACGATTGCGAGCGCTTCAATACGCTCAGAAATATCAAGCTGACAGTGCTGGTTACCTACTCAGGAATTGATGATCCGAAGATCGAACCCATCAAGTCTTCGATCGCTGCCAACAGCCTGAAGATGCTGTTCCGCCATGCCAGGCACTACAAAGTGGTGTTGTATTGGCGCCCGATCGTTCCAGGGCTAAACGACTCGTCAGAACACATTGCAAAGGCCGCGGCGCTCGCTAACTATGCCCACGCGACCGTATTTAGCGGGCTGTTCTATCGAAAGGAGATAGCCGAGTTTTACCAGAGCCAAGGAATCCCTGAGCCATACAAAATGACGGCCAGG
This region of Pseudomonas asgharzadehiana genomic DNA includes:
- a CDS encoding IS3 family transposase (programmed frameshift), which produces MTKQRRSFTPEFKREAADLVLKQNYSYIEASRSLGIGESALRRWVDQIQKEHKGITPQSKALTPEQQKIQELEARIARLEREKSIPKKGYRALDVGRSRAFALIDQLSAHEPVDWLCKVFDVTRSCYYAQRLRRRTPDVERLRLRSRVSELFSQSRSSAGSRSILSLMREDGEQLGRFKVRSLMRELDLVSKQPGSHAYKRATVERLDIPNTLNREFDVPAPNQVWCGDITYIWAQGKWHYLAVVLDLCTRRIVGWALSEKPDAELVIKALDMAYEQRGRPSDLLFHSDQGSQYASRLFRQRLWRYRMRQSMSRRGNCWDNAPMERVFRSLKTEWIPTVGYRTAQEAQRDISHFLMHRYNWIRPHQFNDGLAPARSEEKLNVVSGIS
- a CDS encoding pentapeptide repeat-containing protein, encoding MKPTVSPLLQHIAYLAKRRLSDPEAPLTPEGRGMLQHLAGRPLKHSHWLQITARELGLEYNQVSRESKLFEAYCDFNVQRRFWDIPVRFVYQPDVYSRQLQALEDAADRNRSLAETAAQHDVTFDQFDFSSSLLEYLIAKVGALTLNFYGVSAKNSVIWEEWLSQCTTFERADLRNCKFVRLYEDPTIRPGTNIYEGNFAHTNLAGADLRGSYLRGADFFGANLEGADLRNANLYESRLTGAKGPYKAGEVESSVWHMDKIGA
- a CDS encoding radical SAM protein, which encodes MRSQVRIIDSTQLQNANPNLVDPVGYRKSGLSLNHIIGCPLDCSYCVRHLYGNFDQRMPQALMSDEEAFQRFINHRYFQPHITPIQLFNRATDPMLPEVKSHTHNLLRMLDEAGLTNNVLVITRWRVSQDDCERFNTLRNIKLTVLVTYSGIDDPKIEPIKSSIAANSLKMLFRHARHYKVVLYWRPIVPGLNDSSEHIAKAAALANYAHATVFSGLFYRKEIAEFYQSQGIPEPYKMTARRKLLPLEDEQRLLRLYGEQNQVTPIFHKTSCGVAYAHLQPDYNGHFGITELCDTCPSSQFSICKAAWKKPDQQILNRMCHELGAVEDPHVNDRAIVVRGLDEQRRYYLQHSLGYQVHDADKPHHYARHGRAEATRNL